In Kushneria marisflavi, the following are encoded in one genomic region:
- the prmB gene encoding 50S ribosomal protein L3 N(5)-glutamine methyltransferase, with translation MSDVSARMPVPAAAPLSLDDDTLIDELVTLRDYLRLAVSVFNAYDLYYGHGTDSAWDEAVALVLGALRLPHDVDPAIIDARVLRIERARIITLLRARAVERRPLPYLLGESFYAGFAFNVDERVLIPRSPIAELIESGFELWFETRDPAHMLDLCTGSGCIGIAAALMMPTTHVMLADISGDAIDVARANITRHDVGDRVKAVAGDLFEPVVGQRFDLIVSNPPYVDASDLGGMPAEFGHEPTLALGAGHDGLDLVRRMLREAREYLTDDGVLIVEVGNSERHVIETWPEVPFLWLEFARGGHGVFALTAAQLDEWATELSR, from the coding sequence ATGAGCGACGTTTCTGCCCGCATGCCTGTACCCGCCGCCGCGCCCCTCTCTCTGGATGATGACACTCTGATCGATGAGCTGGTCACCTTGCGTGACTATCTACGCCTGGCCGTCAGTGTCTTCAATGCCTACGATCTCTATTACGGGCATGGTACGGACAGTGCCTGGGACGAAGCCGTGGCGCTGGTGCTGGGTGCGCTGCGCCTGCCACACGATGTCGACCCTGCCATCATCGATGCCCGGGTACTGCGCATCGAGCGCGCGCGTATCATCACGCTCTTGCGCGCGCGCGCCGTCGAGCGTCGTCCGCTGCCCTATCTGCTCGGGGAGTCCTTCTATGCCGGTTTTGCGTTCAATGTCGACGAGCGTGTTCTGATTCCGCGCTCGCCCATCGCCGAGCTGATCGAGTCGGGCTTTGAGCTGTGGTTTGAAACGCGTGACCCGGCGCATATGCTCGATCTGTGTACCGGTTCTGGCTGTATCGGTATTGCGGCGGCGCTGATGATGCCCACGACCCATGTCATGCTCGCTGACATCAGCGGTGATGCCATCGATGTAGCTCGAGCCAATATCACACGCCACGATGTGGGAGATCGCGTGAAAGCCGTGGCCGGGGATCTTTTCGAACCGGTGGTCGGCCAGCGCTTCGATCTGATCGTCAGCAACCCGCCCTATGTGGACGCCAGCGATCTGGGCGGCATGCCGGCCGAGTTCGGCCATGAGCCGACACTGGCGCTGGGCGCTGGTCATGACGGGCTCGACCTGGTGCGTCGCATGCTCCGCGAGGCGCGTGAGTATCTGACCGATGACGGCGTGCTGATCGTGGAGGTAGGGAACTCCGAGCGTCACGTGATCGAGACCTGGCCGGAAGTTCCCTTTTTATGGCTCGAGTTCGCCCGAGGCGGCCATGGCGTGTTTGCACTGACCGCCGCTCAACTCGATGAGTGGGCAACGGAACTGTCGCGCTGA
- a CDS encoding nucleoside-specific channel-forming protein Tsx, translating to MPYPLRMPTTCRTSLRPSFGATYALLLTTVLLPLSAHAEPQSGESAAASGETASYEATDEAPRSAYLSDWYNQNVTVIGSKDIRFGPQKIDDIYLEYEFFGRKGPLDLYGYIDMPKFFGIGNAADSGIFDKGSPIFAEIKPRLSLNELSGRDLSLGPISEWYLAANWIYDWGHNSDNRQNTLYSGLGTDIETGTPLDVSFNFYGKYQWENYGADNENSWDGYRAQLEYSYPLASFDNGASLFYAGFTNYDFGSDLGDDNSARTNEAVVATNAFVYSFTHLRFLAVARYFHNGGQWNDGSELNFGDGDFRVRSTGWGYYFGVGWQF from the coding sequence ATGCCCTACCCTCTACGCATGCCCACAACATGCCGGACGAGTCTGCGTCCATCTTTTGGCGCGACTTATGCCCTGCTTCTCACCACCGTGCTGCTGCCATTATCGGCCCATGCCGAGCCGCAGAGTGGCGAGTCGGCAGCTGCCTCGGGTGAAACCGCCAGCTATGAGGCCACCGACGAAGCACCACGCAGCGCCTACCTGTCGGACTGGTACAATCAGAACGTCACCGTCATCGGCAGCAAGGACATCCGTTTTGGTCCGCAAAAAATCGATGACATCTATCTGGAATATGAGTTCTTCGGTCGCAAGGGGCCGCTGGATCTTTACGGCTATATCGACATGCCAAAGTTCTTTGGCATCGGAAACGCCGCCGACAGCGGTATCTTCGACAAGGGCTCGCCGATCTTTGCCGAAATCAAGCCGCGGCTGTCTCTCAATGAGCTCAGCGGTCGTGACCTGAGCCTGGGGCCCATCAGTGAATGGTATCTGGCAGCCAACTGGATCTATGACTGGGGTCACAACAGCGACAATCGTCAGAACACGCTCTATAGCGGTCTGGGTACCGACATCGAGACCGGCACGCCGCTGGATGTGTCGTTTAATTTTTACGGCAAGTATCAGTGGGAAAATTACGGCGCGGACAACGAAAACAGCTGGGATGGCTATCGCGCGCAGCTCGAGTACAGCTACCCGCTGGCAAGCTTTGATAATGGCGCCAGCCTCTTTTACGCCGGTTTCACCAACTATGATTTCGGCTCGGATCTGGGCGATGATAATTCGGCGCGCACCAACGAAGCCGTGGTCGCCACCAACGCCTTTGTCTACTCCTTTACGCACCTGCGTTTTCTGGCCGTGGCCCGTTATTTTCATAATGGCGGCCAGTGGAACGATGGCAGTGAGCTGAATTTCGGGGATGGCGACTTCCGCGTACGCAGCACCGGTTGGGGCTACTACTTCGGCGTCGGCTGGCAGTTTTAA
- a CDS encoding LysR family transcriptional regulator: METESLRAFVAVAECGSFSLAAEQIYLTQSAVSKRIATLESQTDARLFDRIGRRIALTEAGHLLLPRAREILGLFEDTQRALTSLSGHVRGRLSLATSHHIGLHRLPSILRRYTQRWPDVRLDMRFLDSEQAYQGVLDGSLELALATLAPQTAKPLMATPLWLDRLHFVCAPDHPLVRQSALTLDALSRVDAVLPGEQTFTRAMVTNVFHRAGCEVSVAMSTNHMETLKMMVSIGLGWSVLPETLLDESVHVLRVDHPPIERPLGYLFHENRTLSNAARAMIDLLEASRRPSDNV, translated from the coding sequence ATGGAAACCGAAAGCCTGCGTGCCTTTGTGGCCGTGGCCGAATGCGGCTCGTTTTCGCTGGCCGCCGAGCAGATCTACCTGACCCAGTCAGCAGTGAGCAAACGCATTGCCACACTCGAGTCCCAAACGGATGCGCGTCTATTTGATCGCATTGGCCGACGCATTGCCCTGACCGAGGCAGGCCACCTGCTGCTGCCCCGTGCGCGTGAAATTCTAGGGCTGTTCGAGGATACCCAGCGCGCACTGACCAGCCTGAGCGGGCACGTGCGCGGCAGACTGAGTCTTGCCACCAGTCACCACATCGGCCTGCATCGCCTGCCTTCAATTCTGCGGCGATATACCCAGCGCTGGCCTGATGTGCGACTGGACATGCGCTTTCTCGACTCCGAGCAGGCCTATCAGGGGGTTCTGGACGGCTCACTTGAACTGGCACTGGCAACCCTTGCCCCGCAGACCGCCAAGCCCTTGATGGCCACCCCCCTATGGCTCGACAGGCTTCACTTCGTCTGTGCCCCGGATCACCCGCTGGTGCGCCAGTCCGCGCTCACCCTTGATGCCCTGAGCCGGGTTGACGCCGTCCTGCCCGGCGAGCAGACCTTTACCCGTGCCATGGTCACAAATGTTTTTCATCGCGCCGGATGTGAGGTCAGCGTCGCCATGTCCACCAACCACATGGAAACGCTCAAGATGATGGTCAGCATCGGGCTCGGCTGGAGCGTGCTGCCAGAAACCCTGCTCGATGAAAGCGTTCACGTTCTCAGGGTCGATCATCCGCCCATCGAGCGGCCACTGGGCTATCTATTTCATGAAAATCGCACGCTCTCAAACGCCGCACGCGCCATGATCGATTTGCTTGAAGCCTCACGCCGGCCCTCCGACAACGTCTGA
- a CDS encoding response regulator transcription factor, with protein sequence MKVLFVEDDLLLGDGVETALRREGHQVTWLTEGESVLEHVEQGQAEAVILDLGLPGIDGMEVLRRIRAAHDIPVLILTARDSLEDRIQGLDAGADDYVLKPFDVDELHARLRAISRRAGGRTQQNIRIGPLHIDHARHEVSWKERLVKLSRREYTLLHELAQHPGQVFTRPHLEKLLYGCSDEIESNALEVHIHHLRKKLDSNLIVTLRGIGYRLDDTIE encoded by the coding sequence ATGAAGGTATTATTTGTCGAAGATGATCTATTGCTGGGCGATGGCGTAGAGACCGCGCTGCGCCGCGAGGGTCATCAGGTCACATGGCTGACCGAAGGTGAGAGCGTGCTTGAGCACGTCGAGCAGGGTCAGGCTGAAGCGGTCATCCTTGATCTGGGACTGCCCGGCATCGACGGCATGGAAGTCCTGCGCCGCATTCGTGCCGCCCATGATATTCCAGTGTTGATACTGACTGCGCGGGACAGCCTGGAAGATCGTATCCAGGGACTGGATGCCGGTGCCGATGACTACGTTTTAAAACCCTTCGATGTTGATGAACTTCACGCCAGGCTACGCGCCATCAGCCGTCGTGCAGGCGGGCGGACACAGCAGAATATCCGCATTGGCCCACTGCATATTGACCATGCCCGCCATGAGGTCAGCTGGAAGGAACGGCTGGTCAAACTCAGCCGGCGCGAATATACCCTGCTTCATGAACTGGCCCAGCACCCCGGGCAGGTCTTTACTCGTCCCCATCTGGAGAAGCTGCTTTACGGCTGCAGTGACGAAATCGAATCCAACGCGCTTGAAGTGCACATTCATCACCTGCGCAAGAAGCTCGACAGCAATCTGATCGTGACCCTGCGCGGCATTGGCTACCGTCTGGACGACACCATCGAATGA
- the sixA gene encoding phosphohistidine phosphatase SixA encodes MKIYIMRHGEAASGTPDAHRPLDLTGQQEVARIADWFISTLGEDRHQLKVVASPYDRAQQSARIIGQALHVDDIMTLPIMTPDAPPETLIDWLTHNIDPREDDAPWLFVSHMPLVAELVGQLVDGSPNARLPMGTADVVELEAEVWAAGSATLVRHVTPATAAID; translated from the coding sequence ATGAAAATCTATATCATGCGCCATGGCGAAGCCGCCTCCGGAACGCCTGACGCCCATCGTCCACTCGATTTGACCGGCCAGCAGGAGGTGGCCCGCATTGCCGACTGGTTCATCTCGACGCTTGGGGAAGACAGGCATCAGCTGAAGGTGGTGGCCAGTCCCTATGATCGTGCTCAGCAAAGTGCTCGAATTATCGGTCAGGCATTGCATGTGGATGACATCATGACCCTGCCCATCATGACGCCGGATGCGCCGCCGGAAACCCTGATCGATTGGCTCACTCACAATATCGATCCGCGTGAGGACGATGCCCCTTGGCTGTTTGTCAGCCACATGCCGCTGGTGGCCGAGCTGGTCGGTCAGCTGGTGGATGGCAGCCCCAACGCCCGGCTGCCCATGGGGACAGCGGATGTGGTCGAGCTCGAGGCTGAGGTCTGGGCAGCAGGGTCTGCCACGCTGGTACGCCATGTGACGCCTGCAACCGCGGCCATCGATTAG
- a CDS encoding Smr/MutS family protein, protein MTGNRQTDDDDRTAFREAMQGSDIRPVHHDRADTGRMPRRSELRHRREAAASSANNTTATSSRTSDGRVDPVRPSEALMFALSDLPHRTLSQLKRGAIAWQAGVDLHGYDLEQARAELEAFLHEARANRARCVLVVHGKAWSGAARYPVIKSHVNAWLRELPEVLAFCSAQDRDGGTGAVYVLLRRTREDYVK, encoded by the coding sequence ATGACCGGTAACCGCCAGACTGACGATGACGACCGGACTGCCTTTCGCGAGGCCATGCAGGGCAGCGATATCCGCCCGGTCCATCACGACCGCGCCGACACGGGCCGCATGCCGCGGCGCAGCGAACTGCGCCATCGCCGTGAGGCGGCCGCCAGCAGTGCCAATAACACCACGGCCACCTCTTCACGCACCTCCGATGGACGCGTCGACCCGGTTCGCCCTTCGGAAGCCCTGATGTTCGCCCTGAGCGATTTACCACATCGCACCCTGTCTCAACTCAAGCGCGGCGCGATCGCCTGGCAGGCAGGGGTGGACCTTCACGGCTACGATCTGGAGCAGGCTCGAGCCGAACTTGAAGCCTTTCTTCACGAAGCCCGTGCCAACCGCGCGCGCTGCGTGCTGGTCGTTCACGGCAAGGCGTGGTCGGGAGCAGCGCGTTATCCGGTCATCAAAAGCCACGTCAACGCCTGGCTGCGCGAACTTCCCGAGGTGCTGGCCTTTTGCTCGGCACAAGACCGCGATGGCGGCACCGGCGCCGTCTATGTATTGCTGCGCCGCACCCGGGAAGACTATGTCAAATAA
- the cysE gene encoding serine O-acetyltransferase, giving the protein MRSDMLHEINAQVSVFGLLHQEARTAAGAEPLLADMLETYVISQSHLEGCLTAVMASAMADATLSFEALTDCFRGLYQADASLVDSAACDMTAVLERDAASSEYLPILLYLKGFQALQAHRLAHALWQCGRRMLARALHHRTTQVFGIDIHPACRVGRGVMLDHGTGIVIGETAEIGDNVSIMQGVTLGGTGKESGDRHPKVRSGVLIGAGATVLGNIEIGYGAQIGAGSVVLAKVEEHTTVVGIPARQAGRPRCPSPSVTMEHGSFQPVSRAQWYQQGS; this is encoded by the coding sequence ATGAGAAGCGATATGCTGCACGAGATCAACGCACAGGTCAGCGTCTTTGGCCTGCTGCATCAGGAAGCGCGCACGGCCGCCGGGGCTGAACCCCTGCTGGCGGATATGCTTGAGACGTACGTAATATCCCAGTCCCACCTTGAGGGGTGTCTGACGGCAGTCATGGCCTCGGCCATGGCAGATGCCACGCTTTCGTTTGAGGCTTTGACGGACTGCTTCCGGGGACTTTATCAGGCTGATGCGTCACTGGTGGACAGTGCCGCCTGTGACATGACGGCGGTCCTTGAGCGCGACGCTGCCAGCAGTGAATACCTGCCCATTTTGCTGTATCTAAAGGGATTCCAGGCGCTTCAGGCCCATCGTCTTGCTCATGCCCTGTGGCAGTGTGGTCGTCGTATGCTGGCTCGTGCGCTGCATCATCGCACCACTCAGGTTTTTGGCATCGATATTCATCCCGCCTGCCGAGTCGGCCGTGGTGTCATGCTGGATCACGGTACCGGCATCGTGATTGGTGAAACCGCCGAGATTGGCGATAACGTTTCGATCATGCAGGGTGTCACCCTTGGCGGCACCGGCAAGGAGAGTGGCGATCGCCATCCCAAGGTGCGCAGCGGTGTCCTGATCGGTGCCGGTGCCACCGTGCTGGGCAATATCGAAATCGGCTATGGTGCCCAGATCGGTGCTGGAAGCGTTGTGCTGGCGAAAGTTGAAGAGCACACCACCGTCGTTGGGATCCCTGCACGTCAGGCCGGTCGGCCACGATGCCCGAGTCCATCGGTCACCATGGAACACGGCAGCTTTCAGCCGGTGTCCAGGGCCCAGTGGTATCAGCAGGGCTCTTGA
- the aroC gene encoding chorismate synthase, producing MSGNTFGKLFTLTTFGESHGQALGAIIDGCPPGLPLCESDLQADLDRRRPGSSRHTTQRREADEVRILSGVFEGVTTGTPIGLMIENTDQRSKDYSKIKDQFRPAHADYTYHHKYGVRDYRGGGRSSARETAMRVAAGAIAKKYLAGRGISVRGYMSQLGPITIDFKSWDGVDDNPFFSPDPDRVPELEAYMDQLRRDQDSVGARITVVAEGVPVGLGEPVFDRLDAELAHGLMSINAVKGVEIGAGFDSIAQRGSEHRDEMTPEGFLSNHAGGVLGGISTGQPIVAHLALKPTSSITTPGRSIDVHGNPVEVITKGRHDPCVGIRATPIAEAMMALTLMDHLLRQRGQNGDVRVETPQIKQL from the coding sequence ATGTCCGGTAATACCTTCGGCAAGCTCTTTACGCTGACCACCTTCGGAGAAAGTCATGGCCAGGCACTGGGGGCCATCATCGATGGTTGCCCGCCGGGACTGCCGCTGTGCGAGTCGGATCTGCAGGCCGATCTGGACCGCCGCCGCCCCGGCAGTTCGCGTCATACCACACAGCGTCGCGAAGCCGATGAGGTGCGTATTCTCTCCGGTGTCTTTGAAGGCGTGACGACCGGTACCCCGATCGGTCTCATGATCGAAAATACCGATCAGCGCTCGAAGGATTACTCAAAGATCAAGGATCAGTTCCGTCCGGCACATGCCGATTACACCTACCACCACAAGTACGGTGTTCGCGACTATCGCGGCGGCGGCCGCTCCAGTGCGCGTGAAACCGCCATGCGCGTGGCGGCGGGCGCGATTGCCAAGAAGTATCTGGCAGGCCGTGGGATCAGCGTGCGTGGCTACATGAGCCAGCTCGGCCCGATCACCATCGACTTCAAGAGCTGGGACGGCGTCGACGACAACCCCTTTTTCAGCCCTGACCCTGATCGGGTACCGGAGCTTGAAGCCTACATGGATCAACTTCGACGTGATCAGGACAGCGTCGGTGCCCGAATCACCGTGGTGGCCGAAGGCGTGCCGGTCGGTCTGGGCGAGCCGGTGTTTGACCGCCTTGATGCCGAGCTGGCACATGGGCTGATGAGCATCAACGCGGTCAAGGGTGTCGAAATTGGCGCGGGCTTTGACAGCATTGCCCAGCGCGGCAGCGAGCATCGTGACGAGATGACGCCAGAAGGCTTTCTCTCCAATCATGCCGGCGGCGTGCTGGGCGGCATTTCGACCGGACAGCCCATTGTGGCGCATCTGGCGCTCAAGCCGACCTCCAGCATTACCACGCCCGGCCGTTCAATTGACGTGCATGGCAACCCGGTCGAGGTGATCACAAAGGGCCGTCATGACCCCTGTGTCGGCATTCGAGCCACGCCGATTGCAGAAGCCATGATGGCGCTGACGCTGATGGATCATCTGTTGCGTCAGCGCGGGCAAAACGGTGACGTTCGCGTCGAGACGCCGCAGATTAAACAGCTGTAG
- a CDS encoding AEC family transporter, with the protein MNPSALFAETLSVTFPVFAMVLLGIALKRLKWIDTAFINTSSGLVFRGAMPTLLFLSLVDADMSQALIPSLMIYLSLATVVSFLLIWWWATQRVPFEDRGVYVQAAFRGNGGIIGLALAGSMYGAFGLSAGSVLVATIIPLYNVLSVIVLAWYQPEATTSWRSITLKIVKNPLILSVVAGLSFAASGLALPGWLHTSGEYFANMTLPLALISIGGTMSMAAIREASHVALGASTIKMVSMPAAAVFVAWLAGFEGQELVLLFLFMGSPSAAASFVMARAMGGNARLAANTVAMTTLASSVTVTLGIFILQMTGVAG; encoded by the coding sequence ATGAATCCGTCAGCCCTTTTCGCTGAAACGCTCAGCGTGACCTTTCCTGTCTTTGCCATGGTACTTCTGGGCATTGCGCTCAAGCGCCTTAAATGGATCGACACTGCCTTTATCAACACCAGCTCGGGACTGGTGTTTCGTGGCGCCATGCCCACGCTACTCTTTTTATCGCTGGTCGATGCAGACATGTCGCAGGCGCTGATACCGAGCCTGATGATCTATCTGTCACTGGCCACCGTGGTCAGCTTTTTGCTCATCTGGTGGTGGGCGACCCAACGCGTGCCTTTCGAGGATCGTGGGGTCTATGTCCAGGCCGCCTTTCGCGGCAATGGCGGCATTATCGGGCTGGCACTGGCCGGCAGTATGTACGGCGCCTTTGGCCTCTCGGCCGGCAGTGTGCTGGTGGCCACCATTATTCCGCTCTACAACGTGTTGTCCGTGATCGTACTGGCCTGGTATCAGCCCGAAGCCACCACCAGCTGGCGCAGCATCACGCTCAAGATCGTGAAAAATCCGTTGATACTTTCGGTGGTCGCTGGGTTGTCCTTTGCGGCCAGTGGTCTTGCCCTGCCGGGCTGGCTGCACACGTCAGGGGAATATTTCGCCAATATGACGCTGCCGCTGGCCCTGATCAGCATTGGCGGCACCATGTCGATGGCGGCCATACGGGAAGCCAGTCATGTGGCATTGGGCGCCAGCACGATCAAGATGGTCTCGATGCCGGCCGCAGCCGTATTCGTGGCGTGGCTGGCAGGATTTGAGGGGCAGGAACTGGTACTGCTTTTTCTGTTTATGGGCAGCCCTTCAGCGGCAGCCAGCTTCGTCATGGCCAGAGCCATGGGCGGCAATGCAAGACTTGCGGCCAACACGGTTGCCATGACGACCCTTGCCAGCAGCGTGACGGTGACCCTGGGTATTTTCATTTTGCAGATGACCGGTGTGGCAGGCTGA
- a CDS encoding NAD(P)H-dependent glycerol-3-phosphate dehydrogenase: MAVEHQPQVTTDDIRVPPVAVLGGGSFGTALASIASSGGARVRQWMRDSALVDHVNTHRINHRYLPEFRIHPDVVASTDLAWVLEEARLVLIAIPSGGFRQVVRQAAPYFADDAILVSTTKGIETDSFLLMSQILEQETHSAHIGVLSGPNLAAEIAQGHLSASVIASNDEQTRSRVQAALSCDHFRVYASNDRYGVEMGGALKNIYAIAVGMAAALGMGENTRSMLITRALAEMSRFAVAQGASPMTFLGLAGVGDLIVTCSSNLSRNYRVGYAMGEGRTLEEAIEALGQVAEGVNTVSLVVKRASEENIYMPLATGLYRVMFEGVAPRDMATALMRSEQSSDVEFTLPREDTRRAQQQTAARDIPT; encoded by the coding sequence ATGGCAGTCGAGCATCAGCCTCAGGTCACTACAGACGATATTCGTGTGCCGCCGGTGGCCGTGCTGGGAGGAGGGAGCTTTGGCACGGCGCTGGCCAGTATTGCCTCCAGTGGCGGAGCCAGAGTACGACAATGGATGCGTGATTCGGCGCTGGTCGATCACGTCAACACGCACCGCATCAACCATCGCTATCTGCCCGAATTCAGGATTCACCCCGACGTTGTGGCCTCCACTGACCTGGCCTGGGTGCTCGAGGAGGCGCGTCTGGTATTGATTGCCATCCCCTCGGGCGGCTTTCGACAGGTGGTACGTCAGGCGGCCCCGTATTTTGCAGACGATGCCATTCTGGTCAGCACGACCAAGGGCATCGAGACCGATAGCTTCCTGCTCATGAGCCAGATTCTGGAGCAGGAAACCCACAGTGCCCATATCGGAGTGCTCTCCGGCCCCAACCTGGCCGCCGAGATTGCCCAGGGGCACTTGAGTGCCAGCGTGATTGCCAGCAATGACGAACAGACCCGGTCGCGGGTGCAGGCAGCACTGTCATGTGATCATTTTCGTGTCTATGCCAGCAACGACCGCTATGGTGTAGAGATGGGTGGCGCGCTCAAGAACATCTATGCCATTGCCGTGGGGATGGCGGCAGCGCTTGGCATGGGAGAAAACACGCGCAGCATGCTGATTACTCGGGCACTTGCCGAAATGAGTCGCTTTGCGGTGGCGCAGGGCGCCAGCCCCATGACCTTTCTGGGGCTGGCGGGCGTTGGCGATCTGATTGTCACCTGCTCCTCCAATCTGTCTCGCAACTACAGGGTCGGTTATGCGATGGGGGAAGGGCGCACGCTGGAAGAAGCCATCGAAGCCCTGGGGCAGGTGGCCGAAGGGGTCAATACGGTGTCTCTGGTGGTCAAACGAGCCAGCGAGGAAAACATTTACATGCCGCTGGCCACCGGGCTTTATCGGGTCATGTTTGAAGGCGTCGCGCCGCGTGACATGGCCACCGCGCTCATGCGCAGTGAGCAAAGCAGTGACGTTGAATTCACGCTGCCGCGAGAGGATACGCGGCGTGCACAGCAGCAAACCGCAGCCAGGGATATCCCAACATGA
- a CDS encoding alpha/beta hydrolase: MSARPRECHLADNRLAGLVWEREGLPVEAPTWVALHGWLDNAATFTRLVPLLVERLDIRIVAIDFAGHGKSQWQGRGTDYALWDYIHDVLDTLDDLGIERATLLAHSLGACVSCLLAAALPERIERLWLIDGIGALTTPVNQSTRQLRNGVLGVRRPLSPPPSYSSLEAALDARVAGAITPLDHDTAEPLMARSLVKDEARMRYRTDPRLLRPSQVKLTPEQSRDMLLAIRAPVDLIKADNGIVGDHLDREGVRHEMTTLTTHQVPGGHHLHLEPQSVAGVAEVILRAYGVA; the protein is encoded by the coding sequence ATGAGCGCAAGACCGCGAGAGTGCCATTTGGCCGATAATCGTCTGGCCGGGCTGGTATGGGAGCGGGAAGGGCTGCCGGTGGAGGCGCCGACCTGGGTGGCCCTGCATGGCTGGCTGGACAACGCCGCCACCTTTACCCGGCTGGTGCCACTGCTGGTGGAAAGGCTCGATATCCGTATTGTGGCCATCGATTTTGCCGGCCATGGCAAATCGCAGTGGCAGGGCAGAGGCACCGATTACGCCCTGTGGGATTATATTCACGACGTGCTGGATACGCTTGATGATCTCGGCATTGAGCGTGCCACACTGCTGGCCCATTCGCTGGGGGCCTGCGTCTCCTGTCTGTTGGCCGCAGCGCTGCCCGAGCGCATCGAGCGGCTTTGGCTGATTGATGGCATTGGCGCGCTGACAACCCCGGTCAATCAGTCGACCCGCCAGTTGCGCAATGGGGTACTGGGCGTGCGCCGGCCACTGTCGCCGCCGCCCTCCTATTCGAGTCTCGAAGCGGCGCTTGACGCACGCGTGGCCGGTGCCATTACACCGCTGGATCATGACACCGCCGAGCCGCTGATGGCGCGCAGTTTAGTGAAGGATGAGGCACGCATGCGTTATCGCACCGACCCGCGCCTGCTGCGGCCATCACAGGTCAAGCTGACGCCCGAGCAGTCGCGGGACATGCTGCTGGCCATTCGTGCTCCGGTTGATCTGATCAAGGCCGACAACGGCATCGTTGGGGATCACCTGGACCGGGAAGGCGTGCGCCATGAAATGACTACCCTGACCACCCATCAAGTGCCGGGCGGTCACCATCTTCACCTCGAACCGCAGAGTGTGGCCGGTGTGGCCGAAGTGATTCTCCGGGCCTATGGTGTGGCATAG